The Nostoc sp. UHCC 0926 genome has a window encoding:
- a CDS encoding SDR family NAD(P)-dependent oxidoreductase, producing MNRLNGKTAVITGGATGIGLAAAKRFIEEGAFVFIFGRRQDALDAAVADLGTNARAVKGSVSDLADLDRLYAAVKAERGTLDIVFANAGVGSQLKLGEITAKHIDETFDTNVKGTIFTVQKALPLMGQGGSIILTGSSAGTTGAPAFTAYSASKAAVRNLARTWVEDLKSTGIRVNVLSPGAIATELATESLGEEGLKAYGSMTGFQRMGDPTELGAVAAFLASSDSSFMTGSEVAVDGGLAQI from the coding sequence ATGAACAGACTGAATGGAAAGACCGCCGTGATTACCGGCGGCGCTACCGGCATCGGCCTCGCCGCTGCAAAGCGCTTCATCGAGGAAGGCGCTTTCGTCTTCATCTTCGGCCGCCGGCAGGATGCGCTCGACGCGGCTGTGGCCGACCTCGGGACCAATGCCCGTGCGGTGAAGGGCTCGGTCTCCGATCTGGCCGACCTTGACCGACTCTACGCGGCGGTGAAGGCCGAGCGCGGAACCCTCGACATCGTCTTCGCCAATGCCGGGGTGGGAAGCCAGCTTAAGCTCGGCGAGATCACCGCCAAGCACATTGACGAAACCTTCGACACCAACGTGAAGGGTACGATCTTCACGGTCCAGAAGGCGCTCCCGCTGATGGGCCAGGGCGGTTCGATCATCCTGACCGGATCGAGCGCCGGCACCACGGGCGCCCCGGCGTTCACCGCCTACAGCGCGAGCAAGGCGGCAGTGCGTAACCTCGCGCGTACCTGGGTGGAGGACCTGAAGAGCACCGGCATCCGCGTAAACGTGCTGTCGCCCGGGGCGATAGCGACCGAACTCGCGACGGAATCGCTAGGCGAGGAGGGACTGAAGGCCTACGGCTCGATGACTGGGTTCCAGCGCATGGGCGATCCGACGGAGCTCGGGGCCGTGGCTGCCTTTCTTGCGTCGTCGGACAGCAGCTTCATGACCGGCAGCGAGGTCGCCGTCGACGGCGGCCTGGCGCAAATCTAA
- a CDS encoding Rrf2 family transcriptional regulator: MASVNTQFSIAVHVLAAIANYKTTFTSEVLAGSVNANPVFVKRILVKLSKAKLVTTTVGKSGGYDLARSPESISLFDIYSAVSPPSAFAIHTYEEKKWCVVSSNIKEVMGEVLNGTQNAVENDLKRTTLADVVSKIRSKSR; the protein is encoded by the coding sequence ATGGCATCTGTGAATACCCAGTTTTCAATCGCTGTTCATGTACTGGCAGCAATCGCAAATTACAAGACAACCTTTACGTCAGAAGTTCTGGCAGGTAGCGTGAATGCGAACCCGGTTTTCGTTAAGAGAATTCTTGTCAAACTCTCCAAGGCGAAGCTGGTCACGACCACCGTGGGTAAATCCGGGGGCTATGATCTGGCTAGAAGCCCAGAGAGTATTTCTCTCTTCGACATCTACTCTGCGGTCAGCCCTCCAAGTGCTTTTGCTATCCACACCTATGAGGAAAAAAAGTGGTGCGTAGTGAGTAGTAATATTAAGGAAGTCATGGGCGAGGTGCTGAACGGCACACAGAATGCTGTCGAAAATGATCTGAAGCGAACCACTCTGGCAGATGTGGTTTCAAAAATTAGGAGCAAGTCCAGGTAG
- a CDS encoding tyrosine-type recombinase/integrase: MTPIHPENLSVLENSLALAIGEDFSLENDPDVIQQLIGDKRSLNTKREYQKDLKDFFLFIVKKEPSRDLVLEFLHLEQRHAVAVVLKYKAHLIKKKLAEATVNRRLSAIKSMVEMGRRLGVCNFSLDDVKGEKVETYRDTMGIPAEDYALVIALVDHNTLKGKRDYAIMRLLWDNALRRQEIVNLNVCDFNAKEKTLAILGKGKGSQKEVIDLSDKTTDAIAGWIKASKKKRSNEALFTVLAYHKNGARLTGEAIRRLVDGLCKQAGITKKMSPHRVRHSAITTVLDLNNGNYRATQRFSRHAQVQTVLKYDDNRQRLQKQMSDSISELI, encoded by the coding sequence ATGACCCCCATCCACCCGGAAAATCTTAGCGTTCTAGAAAACTCGCTGGCGTTAGCGATCGGTGAGGATTTTTCTTTAGAAAATGACCCCGACGTTATCCAGCAGTTGATTGGTGATAAGCGCTCACTGAACACCAAGCGCGAATACCAAAAAGACCTAAAAGATTTCTTTCTGTTCATTGTCAAGAAAGAACCCAGCCGGGATTTGGTTCTAGAATTCCTTCACCTGGAACAGCGTCACGCTGTCGCTGTGGTTCTCAAGTACAAAGCGCACCTGATTAAGAAAAAACTGGCAGAAGCTACGGTGAATCGTCGCCTTAGTGCTATCAAGTCAATGGTTGAGATGGGGCGACGGCTGGGAGTGTGCAATTTCTCCCTGGATGATGTCAAAGGTGAGAAGGTCGAAACCTACCGTGACACTATGGGCATTCCAGCCGAGGACTATGCTTTAGTCATAGCCTTAGTTGACCACAACACCCTTAAGGGCAAGCGCGATTATGCCATTATGCGGTTACTCTGGGATAATGCCTTGCGTCGTCAGGAGATAGTCAATTTAAATGTGTGTGATTTTAACGCCAAAGAGAAAACTCTTGCAATCCTGGGTAAAGGCAAGGGTAGCCAGAAGGAAGTTATTGACCTATCGGACAAAACCACCGACGCAATCGCAGGTTGGATAAAGGCAAGTAAGAAAAAACGTAGCAATGAGGCGCTTTTCACCGTGCTGGCTTACCACAAGAATGGAGCGAGATTAACCGGGGAGGCAATCAGGCGATTGGTGGATGGGCTATGTAAGCAAGCCGGAATTACTAAGAAGATGTCACCGCATCGTGTCCGCCACAGTGCGATTACCACAGTATTGGATCTGAACAATGGCAACTACCGTGCTACCCAGCGATTCAGCAGACACGCCCAAGTGCAGACGGTCTTAAAATATGATGATAACCGCCAGCGCTTGCAAAAGCAGATGAGCGATTCAATATCAGAATTGATTTAA
- a CDS encoding four helix bundle protein → MNFEAIKDHKDLEVYKMAFDTAMKIFEVSKKFPVEERYSLTDQIRRSSRSVCANFAEAWRKRRYEAAFVAKLNDCEAEAAETQTWIEFAVKCNYINVEIGRELYGTYNRVLSGLVTMINNPTPWLIKH, encoded by the coding sequence ATGAATTTTGAAGCAATTAAAGACCATAAGGATTTAGAAGTCTACAAGATGGCTTTTGACACAGCCATGAAGATTTTTGAAGTATCCAAAAAATTTCCAGTAGAGGAACGATACTCGTTAACTGACCAAATTCGTCGGTCTTCACGGTCTGTGTGTGCCAATTTTGCAGAAGCATGGCGAAAACGTCGATACGAAGCAGCATTTGTAGCAAAACTGAATGACTGTGAAGCTGAAGCGGCTGAAACGCAGACATGGATTGAATTTGCTGTTAAATGCAATTACATAAATGTTGAAATCGGTAGAGAACTTTATGGTACTTACAATCGCGTTTTATCTGGTTTAGTAACTATGATTAACAACCCAACACCTTGGTTGATAAAGCATTAA
- a CDS encoding NAD(P)/FAD-dependent oxidoreductase, whose product MNSSNWQNNIAIAGTGLAAAAVAMRLLSCGFRPLLLSRGLPHIKGVEAIPESALRLFDALELTPALQMAGGFWVEGFENAWQGNESVIRPGRYIHIERSLLAQAAIAMVIQQGATVVSSNTIAPLVVEKESVRVMVGGVEQRFAAAIDATGRSALWSRPIKRHQREMAQIFSTSVNENLLRGRIVQFSGGWAYRLGLQDTMTVGVVSSYHTSYEQVQDIMRESLCLPSTQLHLLGRRPVSPQWAEEPIQDRRLAVGDAALAYSPIAGQGIRFALSSTLAAAAVVRTWRDSPAERDYATQYYRELVSAERLRHLSNIDSFLSVNQPPPTNPTQSSFSNASLPSTVYYTGQTKMTGLYINGLIKYTEAIALPDGALVRRLGNFDLLTMREFCTEPRATASLIEQLRGQPLSQTEALYLIRWCLERNILSTADL is encoded by the coding sequence GTGAATAGCAGTAATTGGCAAAACAATATAGCGATCGCAGGAACAGGGTTGGCCGCCGCCGCCGTGGCGATGCGGTTGCTCAGTTGCGGCTTCCGCCCTTTACTGCTGAGTCGTGGACTGCCTCACATCAAAGGCGTTGAGGCAATTCCTGAGTCAGCCTTGCGGCTATTCGATGCCCTTGAGTTGACACCAGCTTTGCAGATGGCAGGCGGTTTCTGGGTAGAAGGATTTGAAAACGCTTGGCAAGGTAACGAATCTGTAATTAGACCCGGAAGATATATACATATTGAAAGATCCTTACTAGCTCAAGCAGCGATCGCTATGGTGATTCAGCAAGGTGCAACCGTAGTATCTAGCAATACAATTGCACCGCTTGTTGTCGAAAAAGAATCGGTGCGTGTAATGGTAGGTGGCGTAGAACAACGATTTGCCGCAGCTATTGACGCCACAGGACGTTCAGCACTGTGGTCACGACCTATCAAACGACATCAAAGGGAGATGGCCCAAATTTTTAGTACTTCGGTAAATGAGAATTTATTGCGCGGGCGGATAGTCCAATTTTCAGGAGGATGGGCTTATCGTCTTGGCCTGCAGGATACGATGACAGTTGGTGTTGTCAGTTCGTACCATACTAGTTATGAGCAGGTTCAAGACATAATGAGAGAAAGTTTGTGTCTTCCCTCAACGCAACTACACTTACTGGGGCGACGACCAGTCTCTCCCCAGTGGGCAGAAGAACCTATTCAAGACCGCAGGCTGGCTGTGGGAGATGCCGCACTGGCATACAGCCCGATTGCCGGACAGGGAATCCGTTTTGCACTATCGAGTACCTTGGCTGCTGCTGCTGTGGTTCGTACTTGGCGAGACTCACCAGCAGAGCGAGATTACGCCACACAGTATTACCGCGAACTGGTAAGTGCAGAAAGGCTCCGACATCTATCTAATATCGATTCCTTCTTATCTGTTAATCAACCTCCACCTACTAACCCAACACAATCCTCTTTTAGTAATGCTTCGCTGCCATCGACTGTTTATTACACTGGGCAAACCAAGATGACAGGACTTTACATCAATGGGCTGATTAAATACACAGAAGCGATCGCCCTGCCCGATGGCGCTCTAGTTCGCAGGCTGGGTAACTTTGACCTGTTGACTATGCGGGAGTTTTGCACCGAGCCACGAGCGACTGCCAGCTTAATCGAGCAATTGCGCGGGCAGCCATTAAGTCAGACAGAAGCGCTCTACTTAATTCGCTGGTGTCTAGAACGAAACATTCTCTCAACCGCAGACCTATAA
- a CDS encoding radical SAM/SPASM domain-containing protein, whose translation MQSTFANSDLAVAESPQPWFHLIAGDKPLVFLMGNSQLFEVSPDFFADVSNGNPEAIAELRATVPSAQAAVSPWHADREPTAISLNLAQSCNLACSYCYADEGRFGGKQRLMSVEVALKTIERLIEQTQGRRVTIGFIGGEPFLNRPTLYQSVEYANELAARRGISVGFSVTTNGTLLNQSDIELLRDNAFAVSVSIDGGATIHDLHRSNHRGTGSFATVVDSLRPLLNNPGRAKIAARSTVTRDDLRVLERVEALSAIGFQEIGVSPLKTSPDPKLAFTSEDWSIFLQEMIRVAEAEWQEVLRGKEFRFSNLAIALREIHRGSCRPLPCGAADNYVSVSADGNYFTCHRTIDQDRFALGTFADGPSQVAREKFLQARSVDRQEPCRSCWARYLCGGGCHAEVIASGRHGCDYIRGWLDYCLRYYDRALSERPEIFDRPHT comes from the coding sequence ATGCAATCTACTTTTGCAAACTCTGATTTGGCGGTTGCTGAGAGTCCCCAACCTTGGTTTCACTTGATAGCAGGTGATAAACCATTGGTATTTTTGATGGGAAACTCCCAACTTTTTGAAGTTAGCCCAGATTTTTTTGCAGACGTGTCTAATGGCAATCCAGAAGCGATCGCCGAACTACGTGCTACTGTACCGTCTGCTCAAGCAGCAGTTAGTCCTTGGCACGCTGATAGAGAGCCAACTGCCATATCTCTAAATCTGGCACAATCTTGTAACTTAGCGTGTAGCTATTGTTATGCGGATGAAGGGCGCTTTGGGGGAAAGCAACGTTTAATGTCAGTGGAAGTTGCTTTGAAGACAATCGAGCGACTGATTGAGCAAACCCAAGGACGACGAGTCACCATCGGCTTTATTGGCGGTGAGCCATTTCTCAATCGCCCCACCCTATACCAAAGTGTGGAATATGCGAATGAACTGGCTGCTCGTCGCGGGATCTCTGTAGGCTTCTCCGTGACCACTAATGGTACTCTACTCAATCAGTCAGACATTGAACTCCTGCGGGACAATGCTTTTGCTGTGTCGGTGAGTATTGATGGCGGTGCAACGATTCACGATTTACACCGCAGTAACCATCGTGGTACAGGCAGCTTTGCCACAGTTGTAGATAGCCTGCGTCCCCTACTCAACAATCCAGGTCGAGCCAAGATAGCAGCACGTTCTACAGTAACTCGTGATGATCTGCGGGTGTTGGAACGGGTTGAGGCTTTGAGTGCGATCGGGTTTCAAGAAATTGGCGTTAGCCCTTTGAAGACATCTCCTGACCCGAAGTTGGCTTTTACCTCAGAGGACTGGTCAATTTTTCTGCAAGAAATGATTCGGGTAGCTGAAGCTGAATGGCAAGAAGTGTTGAGAGGTAAGGAGTTTCGCTTTTCTAATTTAGCGATCGCCCTGCGGGAAATTCACCGGGGTTCCTGTCGTCCATTGCCATGTGGCGCCGCAGACAATTATGTATCTGTGAGTGCTGATGGTAATTACTTTACCTGCCACCGTACCATCGACCAAGACCGCTTTGCCTTGGGAACATTTGCTGATGGGCCTTCTCAAGTAGCCCGCGAAAAATTTTTGCAAGCGCGATCGGTTGACCGCCAAGAACCTTGTCGTTCTTGTTGGGCACGTTACCTGTGCGGTGGCGGCTGCCATGCTGAAGTCATTGCATCTGGCCGTCATGGTTGCGATTATATCCGCGGCTGGCTGGATTACTGCTTACGTTATTACGATCGCGCTTTATCTGAACGTCCTGAGATTTTTGATCGCCCACACACATAA
- a CDS encoding ferritin-like domain-containing protein, with the protein MSEKIFPRNLTARADRQVVGNPATTRLESGVGNCYPGLEFDQRNLDRRFFAGLVFEFVSESDNPNPDASRGGALLLGLELSDPELNPAFHAGNPELIAAATQLRTALGGESGNTLSTGRWYLDSLEQGGKQISLFQIGEDDKKVVPLDGLIVWRLVRSLEPGLVKIKLWRRDAPSDSNPPATSEIELSGWRRVFVDSQSGVIGQVYQAGELTQSLCSPWQHDFRDCACFYWASNHPDIVLGEDTLGESTLPSGASADPERANTPIDWLRSDRSLASRAGALGNPRENRPFQMDHYEISQRWQELAVVLRGKEISQIYRAPTADTANPYKSPEVLAAKLYDLAGLEHVLCLEYLYALYSLVAPEEVDVNTWPTLRDDLTFVSHELLLVAVSEMRHLRWVNQLLWELDHTGLTKKAYGPALEVAERIPVGNGHTRPRQLRPLNRKTLADFIAVEAPSGGIDGQYARVVATLRQPQYPNSLYQLAGRIIADGVEHFSKFSEIETVLRAYQGAPQGNGTKPPYLRNVTPAPSDNPDAKQALDAYQRLLNYLEAAYKKGDMEDANNIVFARQEMINLQVIAQKLATQGFGIPFFDAHLNEVDD; encoded by the coding sequence ATGAGTGAGAAAATTTTTCCCCGTAACTTGACAGCAAGAGCTGACAGGCAAGTGGTTGGCAATCCAGCCACCACACGCTTAGAAAGCGGTGTTGGCAACTGCTATCCTGGGTTGGAATTTGACCAGCGCAATCTTGACCGCCGCTTTTTTGCTGGGCTAGTTTTTGAGTTTGTTTCTGAAAGCGATAATCCCAATCCCGATGCTTCGCGTGGTGGTGCCCTATTGCTTGGTCTGGAACTGAGCGATCCTGAGTTGAACCCGGCTTTCCATGCTGGCAATCCAGAGCTAATTGCAGCTGCGACACAACTACGTACAGCACTCGGTGGAGAATCAGGCAACACCTTATCTACAGGTAGATGGTATCTCGATTCTCTGGAACAGGGAGGAAAACAGATATCCCTGTTTCAAATAGGTGAAGATGACAAAAAAGTAGTACCGTTAGATGGTCTAATAGTTTGGCGTTTAGTGCGTTCTTTGGAACCAGGTTTAGTTAAAATCAAACTCTGGCGACGCGATGCACCCAGTGATAGCAACCCTCCAGCGACGAGTGAAATTGAACTGAGCGGCTGGCGTCGGGTGTTTGTCGATTCTCAAAGCGGCGTTATTGGGCAAGTCTATCAAGCTGGAGAATTAACCCAGAGCCTTTGTTCTCCCTGGCAACATGACTTTCGTGACTGTGCTTGCTTCTACTGGGCTTCTAACCACCCAGATATAGTTCTAGGCGAAGATACTCTAGGTGAATCTACGCTTCCTTCCGGTGCTTCAGCCGACCCAGAACGGGCAAATACACCTATTGATTGGCTTAGGAGCGATCGCTCTCTAGCTAGTCGTGCAGGCGCTCTGGGAAATCCCCGCGAAAACCGCCCATTCCAGATGGATCACTATGAAATTAGCCAACGCTGGCAAGAACTGGCTGTTGTGCTAAGAGGCAAAGAAATCTCTCAGATATATCGAGCGCCAACAGCAGACACTGCTAATCCATATAAAAGTCCAGAGGTGCTGGCAGCGAAATTGTATGATTTAGCTGGTTTAGAACACGTCTTGTGTCTAGAGTACCTCTATGCTCTTTACTCCCTAGTGGCACCTGAGGAGGTAGATGTTAACACCTGGCCTACACTCCGGGATGACCTAACTTTCGTTAGTCACGAGTTGCTGTTGGTGGCTGTGAGCGAAATGCGTCATTTGCGGTGGGTGAATCAGTTGCTCTGGGAACTCGACCATACAGGACTAACTAAAAAAGCTTATGGCCCAGCCTTGGAGGTTGCAGAGCGCATCCCTGTAGGTAACGGTCATACCCGTCCCCGCCAACTCCGTCCTTTAAATAGAAAGACTTTGGCTGATTTCATCGCTGTGGAAGCTCCTAGCGGTGGTATCGATGGTCAATATGCACGGGTGGTAGCGACTCTTCGCCAACCCCAATACCCAAACAGTCTATATCAGTTAGCCGGGCGGATTATTGCTGATGGGGTAGAGCATTTTAGCAAGTTCAGCGAAATTGAAACAGTGCTGCGTGCTTATCAAGGTGCGCCGCAAGGTAATGGCACCAAACCGCCATATCTGAGAAATGTCACACCAGCACCTAGTGACAATCCAGATGCCAAGCAAGCTCTTGATGCCTATCAGCGACTTCTCAATTACTTAGAAGCAGCTTACAAGAAGGGAGACATGGAAGACGCCAACAATATTGTCTTTGCACGTCAGGAAATGATCAACTTACAAGTGATCGCTCAAAAGCTGGCAACTCAGGGATTTGGCATCCCGTTTTTCGACGCTCACCTCAATGAAGTAGATGATTGA
- a CDS encoding ParM/StbA family protein, whose protein sequence is MTTTYTNAKNWLLQAELLAKSGLTDLIAGKDSGAGYGKAIIGDFSIMMPAVYSLVRNRNIMHHETISKDGAWVRYVEGTRLDLKDIQFFWGSAALAQSDHTLLHEDKAKKAELALESILADLAVLNIPNGMKLSISLSNHNPERWATEIKRRVEGTHTFEHLHPVTRSIVSKTVDIVVTGIYPEGFGSIAHCLFGEASLILDPSELAIALDIGSSTWLVTVFNGSGAVIDRHLIEGGCGELHTMIAEALDKRNDRVSLLSKDVKHSPSLVNQGILEGTFTYGGNHLTGKKFESEYSQCLDQWWSTRIEKFANFVTAGNYLDRAKYLVAWGGGVSLPVVDQNLAGLGFVILNNPQFINALGLKLLTQISIGA, encoded by the coding sequence ATGACAACGACATACACCAATGCCAAAAATTGGCTACTTCAAGCGGAGTTGTTAGCCAAATCAGGGCTAACTGACCTGATCGCCGGAAAAGACTCAGGTGCAGGGTATGGCAAGGCAATCATCGGTGATTTTTCTATCATGATGCCAGCCGTATACTCACTTGTTCGCAACCGAAATATCATGCACCACGAAACCATCTCTAAAGATGGGGCATGGGTGCGGTATGTAGAAGGAACGCGGCTTGACTTAAAAGACATTCAATTCTTTTGGGGCAGTGCTGCTCTAGCGCAAAGTGACCATACCTTGCTGCACGAGGATAAAGCTAAAAAAGCAGAACTGGCATTAGAAAGCATCCTTGCAGACTTAGCAGTTCTCAATATTCCCAATGGGATGAAGCTTTCAATTAGTTTGAGCAACCACAACCCAGAACGTTGGGCGACTGAGATTAAGCGCAGGGTTGAAGGGACTCATACCTTTGAGCATCTGCACCCTGTAACCCGTTCCATTGTCAGCAAGACAGTTGACATCGTGGTGACAGGCATTTATCCCGAAGGATTTGGAAGCATTGCCCACTGCTTATTCGGTGAAGCATCCCTGATACTTGACCCCTCAGAATTAGCGATCGCACTCGATATCGGTTCATCAACTTGGTTGGTGACTGTCTTTAACGGCAGTGGTGCAGTGATTGACAGACACCTGATAGAGGGTGGTTGCGGTGAACTGCATACCATGATTGCAGAAGCTCTCGACAAGCGAAACGACAGAGTAAGTCTGTTGTCCAAGGATGTGAAGCACTCGCCCAGTCTCGTTAACCAGGGGATTCTAGAAGGCACTTTTACTTATGGCGGCAACCATCTGACAGGTAAGAAGTTTGAAAGCGAGTACAGCCAATGCCTTGATCAGTGGTGGAGTACCAGGATTGAGAAATTCGCCAACTTTGTGACTGCTGGTAATTACCTGGATAGAGCGAAATACCTTGTCGCCTGGGGTGGGGGTGTTTCGCTGCCAGTAGTGGATCAAAACTTAGCCGGTTTAGGCTTTGTGATTTTGAACAATCCCCAATTTATCAATGCCTTGGGGTTGAAACTATTAACTCAAATATCAATTGGAGCCTGA
- a CDS encoding ribbon-helix-helix domain-containing protein — MPTGTRLNIYFTDEDDLALYELITAEAKTEKRSMSQMVKILASEAIAARHTKTNKSKKQDED; from the coding sequence ATGCCCACAGGAACTAGACTAAATATTTATTTCACTGATGAAGATGATTTAGCACTCTATGAATTGATAACTGCTGAAGCAAAAACTGAAAAACGCTCTATGAGTCAAATGGTAAAAATTCTTGCTTCCGAAGCGATCGCGGCAAGACACACAAAAACAAATAAATCAAAAAAGCAGGATGAAGATTAG